In a single window of the Flavobacterium ammoniigenes genome:
- a CDS encoding TerB family tellurite resistance protein has translation MSFSDLFDSEFKARNKGHFSAIVRVALADGHSSAEEKAFLDKLATNLQISTSEYEEILENPSLYPINPPYSYNERLERLFDLGRMVHIDHHLGDGQEKLLEKLGVALGFTPSNVSYIIHKALTLIDKKVDLDTFIYEMKNMYK, from the coding sequence ATGTCATTTTCCGATTTATTTGATAGCGAATTCAAAGCCAGAAACAAAGGTCATTTTTCAGCTATAGTTAGAGTAGCACTTGCCGATGGACATTCTTCTGCAGAGGAAAAAGCTTTCTTAGACAAATTAGCAACCAACCTTCAAATTTCTACCTCAGAATATGAAGAAATTTTAGAAAACCCATCTTTATATCCCATCAACCCGCCGTATTCGTATAATGAAAGATTAGAACGCTTATTTGATTTGGGACGTATGGTACACATTGATCATCATTTAGGTGATGGGCAAGAAAAATTATTAGAAAAATTGGGTGTTGCTTTGGGCTTTACGCCAAGTAATGTGAGCTATATCATTCACAAAGCACTTACTTTAATCGATAAAAAAGTAGACTTAGACACTTTTATTTACGAAATGAAAAACATGTATAAATAA
- a CDS encoding GNAT family N-acetyltransferase produces the protein MTIRKGKPEDMKGVLALIQELADYEKEPNAVVITVDDLIRDGFGTHPLFHVFVAEVDDNIVGIALYYYRYSTWKGKTIHLEDLVVKQSMRGTGLGYALYSEIIKQGKKDNVRRIEWAVLDWNTPAIAFYENSGAKVFDEWKIAQMDEESINYFVENKLK, from the coding sequence ATGACTATTCGAAAAGGAAAACCGGAAGATATGAAAGGCGTTTTGGCTCTAATCCAGGAATTAGCTGATTATGAAAAAGAGCCTAATGCGGTTGTTATTACTGTAGACGATTTAATTCGAGATGGATTTGGAACTCATCCTTTATTTCATGTATTTGTAGCCGAAGTTGATGATAACATTGTTGGTATCGCTTTGTACTATTACCGTTATTCTACATGGAAAGGAAAAACGATTCATCTAGAAGACCTAGTAGTAAAACAAAGCATGAGAGGAACCGGTCTTGGTTACGCCTTGTATTCAGAAATAATTAAACAGGGTAAAAAAGATAACGTACGACGTATTGAATGGGCTGTCCTGGATTGGAATACTCCAGCTATAGCATTTTATGAAAATTCGGGTGCGAAAGTATTTGACGAATGGAAAATAGCTCAAATGGACGAAGAAAGCATCAATTATTTTGTTGAAAATAAACTAAAATAG
- a CDS encoding aspartate kinase, with protein sequence MKIFKFGGASVKDADGIKNVYDVLQKAGYEDVLLVVSAMGKTTNALEIVIKNYFDKSPELSASVQEIKKYHNQILLDLFENDKDPVFTAVNEQFTDLEYFLAHNKSPNYNFVYDQIVSFGELISTTILSHFMNFMGVKTQWIDVRNFIKTNANYRDAEVDWELTQKNIAKNIAPKILNITQGFLGSDENNFTTTLGREGSDYTAAIFAYCLNAESVTIWKDVPGVMNADPRYFENASLLNQISYREAIELAFYGASVIHPKTLQPLQKKEIPLYVKSFINPLLKGTSVSKGVDLEPHLPCFIVKRNQLLISLSSIDFSFIMEENISEIFGLFHDHKIKVNLIQNSAISFSVCVEDKFGEFNTLNAVLSKKFKVDFEENVTLYTIRHFDDAAAKTVENDKTVLLKQISRETMQIVTKE encoded by the coding sequence ATGAAAATATTCAAATTTGGTGGCGCCTCAGTTAAAGATGCCGATGGAATCAAAAACGTATATGACGTATTACAAAAAGCAGGGTATGAAGATGTTCTTTTAGTTGTTTCTGCTATGGGAAAAACGACTAATGCATTAGAAATAGTAATCAAAAATTACTTCGATAAATCTCCTGAGTTAAGTGCATCAGTTCAAGAAATTAAGAAATACCACAATCAAATCTTATTGGATTTGTTTGAAAATGACAAAGATCCAGTTTTCACAGCTGTCAATGAGCAATTCACTGATCTAGAATACTTTTTAGCACACAATAAATCGCCAAATTACAATTTTGTTTACGATCAGATTGTGAGTTTTGGAGAATTAATTTCAACTACAATTCTAAGTCATTTTATGAATTTTATGGGTGTTAAAACCCAATGGATCGACGTACGAAATTTTATTAAAACAAACGCCAATTATAGAGATGCAGAGGTAGATTGGGAATTAACTCAAAAAAATATTGCCAAAAACATAGCTCCTAAAATTTTAAATATCACACAAGGTTTCTTAGGATCAGACGAAAACAACTTTACTACCACTCTAGGCCGTGAAGGTTCTGATTATACTGCTGCTATTTTTGCTTATTGCTTGAATGCAGAAAGTGTAACTATTTGGAAAGATGTACCAGGAGTAATGAACGCAGATCCACGTTATTTTGAAAACGCGAGTTTGTTAAATCAGATTTCCTATAGAGAAGCTATTGAATTAGCATTCTATGGCGCTTCAGTAATTCACCCAAAAACATTACAACCGCTACAAAAGAAAGAAATTCCTTTGTATGTTAAATCATTTATCAATCCATTATTAAAAGGAACCAGCGTTTCCAAAGGAGTGGATTTAGAACCTCATTTACCTTGTTTCATTGTGAAAAGAAACCAATTATTAATTTCACTTTCTTCTATTGACTTCTCTTTCATAATGGAGGAAAACATCAGTGAAATTTTTGGATTATTCCACGATCATAAAATCAAAGTGAATTTAATTCAAAATTCGGCGATCAGTTTCTCCGTATGTGTTGAGGATAAATTTGGCGAATTCAATACATTGAATGCTGTACTATCGAAAAAATTCAAAGTTGATTTTGAAGAAAATGTTACGCTGTATACTATTCGTCATTTTGATGATGCGGCAGCAAAAACAGTTGAAAATGATAAAACTGTTTTATTAAAACAAATCAGTAGAGAAACAATGCAAATTGTAACTAAGGAATAA
- the can gene encoding carbonate dehydratase produces MKEFYKKILDNNKRWVEESLELDPNYFEDLAKGQTPPLLWIGCSDSRVPANEIIGAKPGEVFVHRNIANMVIHSDMNMLSVLDYAVNVLKVKHVLVCGHYGCGGVKAAMSNDSIGIIDNWIRHIKDVYRLHNHYLDSILDETERFNKFVELNVKEQVFDLAKTSIVQSAWKKGQDLTLHGWVYGLNSGFVTDLDVNISSDKDLDDVYQLKF; encoded by the coding sequence ATGAAAGAATTCTATAAAAAAATACTGGATAACAATAAGAGGTGGGTAGAAGAATCGTTAGAATTAGACCCCAATTATTTTGAGGATTTGGCGAAAGGTCAAACGCCGCCTTTATTATGGATAGGTTGTTCAGATAGCCGAGTACCAGCGAATGAAATCATTGGCGCCAAGCCAGGAGAGGTATTTGTACATAGAAATATTGCCAATATGGTGATTCATTCTGATATGAATATGTTGAGTGTGTTAGATTACGCAGTCAATGTGCTTAAAGTAAAACACGTTTTAGTTTGTGGTCATTACGGTTGCGGTGGGGTTAAAGCGGCTATGAGCAATGATTCTATTGGGATAATTGACAATTGGATTCGCCATATCAAAGATGTTTACCGTTTGCACAATCACTATTTGGATTCTATCCTAGATGAAACAGAACGCTTCAATAAGTTTGTTGAATTGAATGTGAAAGAACAAGTGTTTGATTTGGCAAAAACATCAATAGTACAGTCGGCTTGGAAAAAAGGTCAAGATTTAACTTTACACGGTTGGGTGTATGGATTGAACTCGGGGTTTGTCACCGATCTTGATGTGAATATCAGTTCGGATAAAGATTTAGACGATGTGTATCAGTTAAAATTTTAA
- a CDS encoding SulP family inorganic anion transporter, with amino-acid sequence MSKKINLFANFKSDFASGLVVFLVALPLCLGIAMASGAPLFSGIISGVIGGIVVGYLSQSHISVSGPAAGLTAIVLTAITDLGAFDVFLTAVFIAGLFQLVLGFLKAGTISNYFPTNVIEGMLAGIGIIIIMKQLPHAVGFDSDFEGDQSFIQADGSNTFSSLLHVFNYVQLGSIVISILSLCILIAWDKISFLKKLKLIPGALVAVIAGIVLNEFFVNSGSSLAIAKEHLVSLPVPSSIEDFKQIIVTPNFEGILNPQVWVVGLTIAIVASIETLLCIEASDRMDVQKRYTNTNVELKAQGIGNIVSSLLGGLPMTSVVVRTSANNNAGAKTKMSAIIHGILLLISVLSIPFLLNKIPLATLAAVLLLVGYKLAKPATFVHFWQKGKYQFIPFIATLIAVVFTDLLKGVALGMIISVVFILKGNLKRAYIFRKEEYADGDVIHIDLAQEVSFLNKAAIKETLQSIPGNSKVIIDAKDTIYIAHDILDLIHEFKTIRAKEEHIKVKLKGFKKEYQLQNNDDNHVTIVHEYDALKRVMVQKEVKHFDKE; translated from the coding sequence ATGTCAAAAAAAATTAATCTTTTTGCTAACTTTAAATCTGATTTTGCTTCAGGTTTAGTGGTTTTTTTGGTGGCGCTACCTTTGTGTTTAGGAATTGCAATGGCTTCTGGAGCTCCTTTGTTTTCCGGAATTATTTCCGGAGTTATTGGCGGAATTGTAGTAGGCTATCTAAGTCAATCTCATATTAGTGTTTCAGGTCCGGCAGCGGGATTAACCGCTATCGTTTTAACTGCTATAACTGATTTGGGTGCCTTTGATGTATTTTTAACTGCTGTTTTTATTGCGGGTTTATTTCAATTGGTTCTTGGATTTTTAAAAGCAGGTACGATTTCAAATTATTTTCCTACTAATGTAATCGAAGGAATGTTAGCTGGTATCGGAATCATTATAATTATGAAACAATTGCCTCATGCCGTTGGTTTTGATAGTGATTTTGAAGGCGACCAATCTTTTATTCAAGCTGATGGGAGTAACACTTTTTCTTCTTTGCTTCACGTTTTTAATTATGTGCAATTAGGTTCGATTGTGATTTCGATATTGTCATTGTGTATTTTGATTGCCTGGGATAAAATATCGTTTCTAAAAAAATTAAAATTAATTCCTGGAGCTTTAGTGGCAGTTATCGCCGGAATCGTTTTAAATGAATTCTTTGTCAATTCAGGAAGTAGTTTGGCTATCGCTAAAGAACATTTAGTTTCCTTGCCTGTCCCGTCTTCAATAGAAGATTTTAAGCAAATTATAGTTACACCTAATTTTGAAGGCATTTTAAATCCGCAAGTTTGGGTAGTAGGGCTAACTATTGCAATTGTGGCTTCTATCGAAACCTTATTGTGTATTGAAGCTTCGGATAGAATGGATGTTCAAAAAAGATATACTAATACTAATGTGGAACTGAAGGCGCAAGGTATAGGAAATATTGTAAGTTCGCTTTTGGGTGGTTTGCCAATGACTTCTGTAGTTGTTCGAACTTCAGCTAATAACAATGCAGGAGCCAAAACCAAAATGTCAGCCATTATTCATGGTATTTTGCTTTTAATTAGTGTGCTTTCGATTCCGTTTCTACTGAATAAAATCCCTTTAGCTACTCTGGCTGCTGTTTTGCTTTTAGTAGGGTATAAATTAGCAAAGCCTGCAACATTTGTTCATTTTTGGCAAAAAGGAAAATACCAGTTTATTCCGTTTATAGCAACTTTAATTGCGGTAGTTTTTACAGACTTGTTAAAAGGTGTAGCGCTCGGAATGATCATTAGCGTAGTGTTTATTTTAAAAGGCAATTTAAAAAGAGCTTATATTTTTAGAAAAGAAGAATATGCAGATGGTGATGTAATTCATATTGATCTAGCTCAGGAAGTTTCGTTCTTAAATAAAGCGGCTATCAAAGAAACATTACAATCAATACCAGGAAATTCTAAGGTGATTATTGATGCCAAAGACACCATTTATATTGCCCATGATATTTTGGATTTGATTCATGAATTCAAAACAATTAGAGCTAAAGAAGAACATATTAAAGTAAAACTAAAAGGATTTAAAAAAGAATACCAATTACAAAATAATGATGATAATCATGTTACTATTGTTCATGAGTACGATGCGTTGAAAAGAGTAATGGTTCAAAAAGAAGTCAAACATTTCGACAAAGAATAA
- a CDS encoding sensor histidine kinase gives MKKNFKRNYQFAIKSSSLISLFATFFGMILLRVSLKYDKDTVWIYGAIFFMVLFVFSFLVLQYRIERFIYNRIKKIYDDVALLDAPSLANQPIATDMETLSRKVKKFATDKKLEIEMLQVREHYRREFLGNVSHELKTPLFTVQGYLSTLTDGAFEDKTILKKYLDRAEKGVERLIYIVEDLDMISKLESGELNLEIAEFDIVELIQSIVDMLEMKASKKNISLVLEHNNKPMWVAADKDKLQQVIINLIVNSIKYGKEGGETEISVTGFTSKKILVRVTDNGEGIESQNIPRLFERFYRVNKSGSRSEGGSGLGLSIVKHIVEAHKQKIYVESEYGVGSEFSFTIDRASKKR, from the coding sequence ATGAAAAAAAATTTTAAAAGAAATTATCAGTTTGCTATAAAATCATCCTCTTTAATTAGTCTTTTTGCGACTTTTTTTGGGATGATTCTTCTTCGAGTTTCGTTAAAATATGATAAAGATACCGTTTGGATTTATGGTGCCATTTTTTTTATGGTTTTGTTTGTATTCTCTTTTTTAGTCTTGCAATACCGAATAGAAAGATTTATTTACAACAGAATTAAAAAAATCTACGATGATGTCGCTTTATTGGATGCACCTTCCTTAGCCAATCAACCCATTGCAACAGATATGGAAACATTGTCAAGAAAGGTTAAAAAATTTGCTACCGATAAAAAGTTGGAAATCGAAATGTTACAAGTTCGTGAACACTACCGAAGAGAGTTTTTAGGCAATGTTTCTCACGAATTAAAAACGCCCTTATTTACGGTTCAAGGTTATTTGTCTACTTTAACTGATGGGGCATTTGAGGACAAGACTATTTTGAAAAAATATTTGGATCGCGCCGAAAAGGGTGTTGAACGACTCATTTATATCGTTGAGGATTTGGATATGATTAGTAAGTTAGAATCAGGTGAACTCAATTTAGAAATAGCAGAATTTGACATAGTAGAATTAATTCAAAGTATTGTGGATATGTTAGAAATGAAAGCTTCTAAAAAAAATATTTCATTGGTACTTGAACATAATAATAAACCCATGTGGGTGGCAGCTGACAAGGATAAGCTACAACAGGTAATTATTAATTTAATTGTAAACTCAATTAAGTATGGAAAAGAAGGAGGCGAAACGGAAATTTCGGTAACTGGCTTTACAAGTAAAAAAATATTAGTCCGAGTAACAGATAATGGTGAAGGAATAGAATCACAAAATATTCCACGACTTTTTGAACGATTCTACAGGGTGAATAAAAGCGGTTCTCGTTCAGAGGGAGGCTCTGGTTTAGGGTTGTCTATTGTCAAACATATTGTAGAAGCCCACAAGCAAAAAATATATGTAGAAAGTGAATACGGTGTTGGTTCTGAATTCTCATTTACTATTGATAGAGCTTCGAAAAAAAGATAG
- a CDS encoding response regulator transcription factor, with product MAKNKAKILLVDDEPDILEIVGYNLSQEGYQICTASNGKEAVAKAKSDLPDLIIMDVMMPEMDGIEACEIIRKLPELPNVIITFLTARNEDYTQVAGFDAGADDYISKPIKPKLLVSKVNALLRRFNDQQKNVGTLTVGGIEINREEYIIIKDGVEISLPRKEFELFYLLASKPGKVFKREEILDKIWGNDVIVGGRTIDVHIRKLREKIGDDFFKTIKGVGYKLEV from the coding sequence ATGGCAAAGAATAAAGCTAAAATCTTATTGGTTGATGATGAACCAGATATTTTAGAAATTGTGGGGTATAATTTATCTCAAGAAGGATATCAAATTTGTACCGCTTCCAACGGAAAAGAAGCAGTTGCAAAAGCAAAATCGGACTTGCCAGATTTAATTATCATGGATGTCATGATGCCTGAAATGGATGGTATCGAGGCCTGTGAAATCATTAGAAAACTACCTGAATTGCCTAATGTAATTATTACCTTTCTTACCGCTCGTAATGAAGATTATACTCAAGTAGCAGGCTTCGATGCAGGTGCTGATGATTACATTAGTAAACCAATCAAACCAAAATTATTGGTTAGTAAAGTAAACGCTTTGCTAAGACGTTTTAATGATCAACAAAAAAACGTTGGTACTTTAACGGTTGGTGGAATTGAAATTAATCGAGAGGAGTATATTATTATTAAGGATGGGGTCGAAATTTCCTTACCAAGAAAAGAATTTGAATTGTTTTACTTATTAGCCTCGAAACCTGGAAAAGTATTTAAAAGAGAAGAAATTTTAGATAAAATTTGGGGAAATGATGTCATTGTAGGCGGAAGAACAATTGATGTTCACATTCGAAAATTGAGAGAGAAAATAGGAGATGATTTTTTCAAAACAATTAAAGGAGTGGGCTATAAATTAGAAGTCTAG
- a CDS encoding TonB-dependent receptor translates to MKLKFVLITLFICAIGFAQTKGTVSGTLLDKESKNQPLPFANVLIKGTSIGVNTDIDGKYSISLPAGNYTIQFSFVGYENIEMPISIKANETLVINKTLGSGNYTLKDVVVKASGNREKETVLLYDQKKAVVIKQSIGAQEMARKGVSDVEEGLTKVTGITKVDGRGLFVRGLEDRYNNLLINDLAVPSNNPFKKIIPLDIFPTDIVSVIDTYKTFNTNIYGDFAGGTFNIATSKGTKSQSKINFGVGYTSNNNLRKFLTSKDATSTADFFGFSGSERDFPKVFGNVPSNRVLTANEASTQFGSGFDVEQANSPLNTSFGILNSEKFTVGKNSNSLQYLVSFNFDNKYQYREGVDRFFNAAQGNYDNDLFNKQYKYITNSSALASLNFKSERLNLTSNTFYLKSTENMIQDQLGYTNSATINNNGFIRMNQLTQSDFLNTQLFGTYKVSKDDRKNIKAGVSFTKTGFQLPDRKSFKGVLLDDNTTAISYTGNSLYRQTMDVDGKFHVSSMLEYSWLFGKKDNKDAHKLTVGYNSYINRMDSKFRFLVSDRVGANAVSFNTNNPDATLASEITNGKFTYREGTNSTYKAKLLEYLNAGYADVAFKFNDVYEMNFGVRVEQSLRLTKYRNPGSFNDPYQKKSVEDLDILPSLNMKYKFNDASNFRLAASKTITRPVIMESYPLEFVNLDGTIENGNPNVVNSDNYNFDLKYEFFPTAKELLAVTTFSKLIQNPIERLFTQSAGSGGQIITYDNSNKALLVGAELELLLQLDRISDNFKNLSLGFNTSLMYSKVTINKNNTTETNPDRRLQGASPWLINADLKYDFDFSSNWNNTVSLVYNVYGKRIFAVGTNGLDHYYEQPFNKLDLVWSNKIGKKWDAKFSIDNILNPKYSIKLGEESKLPITESDLTVKDYTRGVGFSLNVSYTF, encoded by the coding sequence ATGAAATTAAAATTTGTATTAATTACATTATTTATTTGTGCAATAGGTTTCGCACAAACCAAAGGTACTGTTTCAGGTACGCTTTTAGACAAAGAATCAAAAAATCAACCGCTGCCTTTTGCTAATGTCCTTATTAAAGGAACTTCAATTGGAGTAAACACTGACATTGATGGAAAATATTCTATCAGTCTTCCTGCAGGTAATTATACTATCCAATTTAGTTTTGTTGGATATGAAAACATAGAAATGCCAATTTCTATTAAAGCTAATGAAACTCTTGTTATCAATAAAACTTTAGGCTCTGGAAACTACACTTTGAAAGATGTAGTAGTTAAAGCCAGTGGTAATAGAGAAAAAGAAACCGTTTTACTTTATGACCAAAAAAAGGCTGTAGTTATTAAACAGAGTATTGGAGCGCAAGAAATGGCTCGTAAAGGTGTAAGTGATGTTGAAGAAGGTTTAACTAAAGTTACTGGAATTACTAAAGTAGATGGTAGAGGTCTTTTTGTAAGAGGACTAGAAGACCGATACAACAATTTGTTAATTAACGATTTGGCGGTTCCATCGAACAACCCATTCAAAAAAATAATCCCTTTAGACATTTTTCCAACTGATATTGTAAGTGTTATTGATACCTACAAAACTTTCAATACCAATATTTATGGTGATTTTGCTGGAGGAACTTTCAATATAGCTACTTCTAAAGGAACTAAAAGCCAATCTAAAATTAATTTTGGTGTAGGATATACTTCTAATAACAACTTAAGAAAATTCCTTACATCTAAAGATGCAACCTCAACCGCAGACTTTTTTGGTTTTTCAGGCTCAGAAAGAGACTTCCCAAAAGTATTTGGCAATGTCCCAAGTAATCGTGTGTTAACAGCTAACGAAGCTTCGACTCAATTTGGATCAGGATTTGATGTTGAACAAGCTAACTCACCACTAAATACAAGTTTTGGAATTTTAAATTCAGAAAAATTTACAGTTGGAAAAAATAGCAATTCATTGCAATATTTAGTTTCGTTCAACTTTGACAACAAATACCAATATAGAGAAGGTGTAGATCGTTTTTTTAATGCTGCTCAAGGAAATTACGATAATGATTTGTTTAACAAACAATACAAATACATCACTAATTCATCTGCATTAGCATCATTGAATTTTAAATCAGAACGATTGAATTTAACTTCAAATACATTTTATTTAAAATCTACAGAGAACATGATCCAAGATCAATTGGGTTACACCAACTCTGCAACAATCAATAATAATGGTTTTATTAGAATGAATCAATTGACTCAATCTGACTTTTTAAATACACAATTGTTTGGTACTTATAAAGTATCTAAAGATGATAGAAAAAATATTAAAGCGGGAGTTTCATTCACAAAAACAGGATTTCAATTACCAGATAGAAAATCATTTAAAGGGGTATTATTGGATGATAATACAACTGCGATTAGTTATACAGGAAATAGTTTGTACAGACAAACTATGGATGTAGATGGTAAATTCCACGTTTCAAGCATGCTTGAATATTCATGGCTTTTCGGAAAAAAAGACAACAAAGATGCTCATAAATTGACTGTTGGTTACAATTCATACATTAATAGAATGGACTCAAAATTCAGATTCTTAGTTTCTGATAGAGTGGGTGCCAATGCTGTGTCTTTTAACACAAACAACCCTGATGCTACATTAGCAAGTGAAATTACAAATGGAAAATTTACTTATAGAGAAGGAACTAATTCTACATATAAAGCAAAATTATTAGAATATCTAAATGCTGGTTATGCAGATGTAGCTTTTAAATTTAATGATGTATACGAAATGAACTTTGGAGTTAGAGTGGAACAAAGTTTGAGATTAACTAAATACAGAAATCCAGGTTCATTTAATGATCCTTACCAAAAAAAATCAGTAGAAGATTTAGATATATTACCATCTTTAAATATGAAGTATAAATTTAATGATGCTTCCAACTTTAGACTTGCAGCTTCAAAAACCATAACTAGACCTGTAATCATGGAATCATACCCTCTTGAGTTTGTAAACTTAGATGGAACTATTGAAAATGGTAATCCAAATGTTGTGAATAGTGATAATTATAATTTTGATTTGAAATATGAATTTTTCCCAACTGCGAAAGAATTACTAGCTGTTACTACTTTTTCAAAACTAATTCAAAACCCAATTGAAAGATTGTTTACGCAATCAGCTGGTAGTGGTGGACAAATCATTACATATGACAACTCAAATAAAGCATTGCTTGTGGGTGCAGAGTTAGAATTGCTTTTACAACTTGATAGAATTTCTGATAACTTCAAAAATTTATCATTAGGATTTAATACTTCGTTGATGTATTCAAAAGTAACTATCAATAAAAACAATACAACTGAAACGAATCCTGACAGAAGATTGCAAGGTGCCTCTCCTTGGTTAATTAACGCTGACTTAAAATACGATTTTGATTTTTCAAGCAATTGGAACAATACAGTATCATTAGTCTATAATGTATATGGAAAAAGAATCTTTGCTGTTGGGACAAATGGTTTAGATCATTACTACGAGCAACCTTTCAATAAACTAGATTTAGTTTGGAGTAATAAAATTGGAAAGAAATGGGATGCGAAATTCTCAATAGATAATATTTTAAATCCAAAATATAGTATCAAATTAGGAGAAGAAAGTAAACTGCCAATTACTGAGTCAGATTTAACCGTTAAAGATTACACCAGAGGTGTAGGCTTTTCATTAAATGTATCTTATACTTTCTAA
- a CDS encoding toxin-antitoxin system YwqK family antitoxin codes for MKKIMMIAVLVVSSVTFAQNREPKLEEVNGIVKATYYHENGKVQQEGFFVDGKLDGKWISYNENGLKIAIAEYAKGEKVGNWFFWNNEGLSEVDFSKDNIQSVKKWSNGTVALN; via the coding sequence ATGAAAAAAATTATGATGATTGCAGTGTTAGTAGTATCTAGTGTAACTTTTGCACAAAATAGAGAGCCTAAATTAGAAGAAGTAAACGGGATAGTAAAAGCAACGTATTACCATGAGAATGGAAAAGTGCAACAAGAAGGATTTTTTGTTGATGGTAAATTAGACGGAAAATGGATTTCGTACAATGAGAACGGATTAAAGATTGCTATTGCTGAGTATGCCAAAGGTGAAAAAGTAGGTAACTGGTTTTTCTGGAACAATGAAGGTTTGTCTGAAGTAGATTTTTCTAAAGACAATATTCAATCAGTAAAAAAATGGAGCAATGGAACAGTTGCTTTAAATTAA
- a CDS encoding T9SS type A sorting domain-containing protein codes for MKKLYFIPLLFLLLFTLNVTAQEVKQQSKIQESAIEGLSLYPNPVTNGRVYIATKNDAEKEIQIFDVLGKKVFQSQLNTKELNISSLSPGVYIIKIREEESTATRKLIIR; via the coding sequence ATGAAGAAGTTGTATTTCATTCCTTTATTGTTTTTGCTTTTATTTACTTTGAATGTTACAGCTCAAGAAGTAAAACAGCAATCCAAAATACAAGAGTCAGCCATTGAAGGTTTGAGCTTGTATCCAAATCCTGTAACAAATGGGAGAGTTTATATTGCTACTAAAAATGATGCAGAAAAAGAAATTCAAATTTTTGATGTTTTAGGTAAAAAAGTATTTCAATCCCAATTAAATACAAAAGAATTAAACATCTCGTCTCTTTCACCTGGTGTGTACATCATCAAAATAAGAGAAGAAGAAAGTACTGCCACACGAAAATTAATCATACGTTAA
- a CDS encoding UDP-2,3-diacylglucosamine diphosphatase → MKKKRKLPLVVLSDIHLGTYGCHANELVSYLKSIQPEMLVLNGDIIDIWNFTKSYFPASHMNVLRQILKMSNQGTKVVYITGNHDEALRKYSDTNLGNIELVDKLILELDEKKIWIFHGDVFDSSTKGYAKIIAKLGGKGYDLLILINTFLNWLLVLVGKEKRSFSKKIKDSVKKAVAFISNFETTAAEIAIEKKYDYVICGHIHKPQMKEVSNENGKVMYLNSGDWVENLTALEYNKKKWRLYYYQKIDYTNQTESIDDAIINDIVSKILA, encoded by the coding sequence ATGAAAAAGAAAAGAAAACTCCCTTTAGTAGTTTTAAGCGATATACATTTAGGCACTTACGGCTGTCATGCAAATGAATTAGTGTCTTATCTAAAATCAATTCAACCCGAAATGTTGGTCCTTAACGGAGACATTATCGATATTTGGAATTTCACTAAAAGCTATTTCCCAGCTTCACATATGAATGTATTGCGACAAATTTTAAAAATGTCCAATCAAGGAACCAAAGTAGTTTACATTACTGGTAACCATGACGAAGCTCTCCGTAAATACTCTGACACCAATCTAGGTAATATTGAATTGGTGGACAAACTTATCTTAGAACTCGACGAAAAGAAAATTTGGATTTTTCATGGAGATGTGTTTGATTCATCTACAAAAGGATATGCCAAAATAATTGCAAAATTAGGAGGCAAAGGCTATGATTTATTGATACTTATAAATACCTTTTTGAATTGGCTACTTGTATTAGTTGGAAAAGAAAAGAGAAGTTTTTCTAAAAAAATTAAGGATAGTGTAAAAAAAGCCGTGGCTTTCATCTCCAATTTTGAAACCACTGCAGCTGAAATTGCTATAGAAAAAAAATACGACTATGTGATTTGCGGTCATATTCACAAACCACAAATGAAAGAAGTATCCAATGAAAATGGAAAAGTTATGTATTTAAACAGTGGCGATTGGGTAGAAAATTTAACTGCATTAGAATACAACAAAAAGAAATGGAGACTCTATTATTATCAAAAAATAGATTATACCAATCAAACAGAGTCTATTGACGATGCCATAATCAACGACATTGTAAGTAAAATTTTAGCTTAA